agaaatatataagataattgaaaatatttatcctGATCGTTCAACAGCCTACATCTTTACTTCAGATCATGGAATTTCAGATTTAGGAAAACATGGTGAAAATTCAGAATATGAAAAACAGATTCCTTTTATTGCATGGGGTTCAGGTATTCAGGTTTATAGAAGAAAACAACATATCAAACAAATTGATATTTCTTCATATTTATCAAGTTTAATTGGTATAGCTATTCCTAAAAATAATCTTGGTATTGTTCCTCAACAATATCTTAAATCTTCACCAACATATAAATATCAGGCATCATGTggaaatttaaaacaaatggttgaacaatatttaattaaaagagaacaaatttataatcatacatttttttttaaagaaaatactCAATTTACAAAAGAAACATTATCAACATTAACAAAAGAAGTAACAAGATTAGTTGAAAATCGTCGTTATGATATTGCTGCTTCAATGTGCCTTAATATGATTCCACGGGTAAAAAAAgctttatattattatcataactATGATAGAAACTTTTTAACTTATTGTCTTTCAATAACATTTATTCTATGGGTCTTTATTATTCATGAAATAATTGGaagatataattattataatgcAATTGAATATCATGATTTAATTCCAAAACCTTTATTtcaagtttatttttttatagcaattattattgatatttatttagGAAAATCATTTTCATACTCTATACATCATCTAATTCCTGTTTACCTTCTttctctttttaataatattttttctataacaTCATATATTggatttttatttagaattCCATTAAATATAGCAAAAGGTTACCTTATTgagatatttataaattttattacaaaaataattccTTTAGCATTATTTTTATGCTCATTTTATGATCGACGTTttctttcattaattttattagcaCTAAGTTTACTTCCATATTTACATCATAATAAAACATATCCATATAACATTATTTGGTCTATTGGATGtgtatttttatcaatatttccATTTTTACCATTACCCGTTTCACAggaatattcaaaaattattctttttataacttttattataggaacaataatatttatttatcattcaTGTAAGATTTCATTAATACAAagaaaactaaaaaaatctatatcatatatacttatatgttttccttttatattaataatagcATATTCGATTGAATCAACAGTTCTTACTtgtattatacttttaatattacccttatatatcataatatttccttttctatcaattttaaatttgtcagataaacttattatatcatttacaGGCctctttttatcatattctattttaactatttcaTATGAATTACTATTTCTTCTTGtctttataattattctttACTCTTATGTCAGACTAGAACATggtatatattttgaaaatgaatttttaaacataaaattaatttcaataCCATCATCATCTGATGATGCAATTTTTGGTAGATTCTCTAACCAAGAATATCAAAGAGCATATATAGCTATGTCTTTATTTCTTGTAGCATTCTTTtcaattgataatataacttcatttaaaatttgtaatatttctattccatcattttttaaaatctttccATCTACAAcattatattgtttattatttcttaaaaaaataatacctATATTTATTGTGACATTAGCTATTTCTAGTACATTAGCTAGAAGAGCTGGTGCTTTATATAGATTTTCAATTCTTATTATGATATTATCTAATATAATGGCATTTTTTATGTTTCTTAATCTTAAAGATGAAGGAACTTGGATAGAAATAAGGGTTGCTTTATCTAATTATCTTATATCTATAACTTTGTCACTTCTtgtttttattcttttaaatatatctaatatatttatgcTTTGGGATTGTCCTAATATAAGAATATTCTTTCAATTACAAGATccattatttgaaaatgaaaaaaaaaataaagaaagtgtttaattaaataaatatttatatatatcaatataacaaaattcttgaataataattttatttttaaaaataataatttaatttttttttttaatttaattttattgtttataattttaaatttataacttttttatatttaaaggcGAGTTCTGTCACTAAAAACTCTCATTATACCACCATGTCCACAACGTTCAAAGGCATGAGAATGCCATGATAATAGTGAATTACACACACTTCCATCAGGCATAATTTCCATTcctttataaatatacttcattaaaatatctaCTTCATCATCATTCAATTCTTTTATTGATTCTCCAATTTCAGCATTTCTATGATTTGTTAGTGTTTTAATAACTGTTCCTACAGCTTTCTCTAATATACCATcctataataatttatatatatataaaaattattaaaaatttttaaaaattactacatttttaacatttaaaggAGCATTACATAATGCAGCCTTTAGAGCCTCTGTATTTTTTCCactatttaataattgttgtACTAACTTTTCATCAGGACCAATAGCAGAAGGATTTTCAACAAACATTTCCTCATTTTCATCATATTTCTCTGGATCAAAAGCATCTACATCTAACTTTCTATAACTAGTATTTGAGGTATTTTTAGccattttttctaaaaaaaaaaaagaaaaaagtattaataaacaaatatgccaaatatataatatataaataaaaaaaacattgtagtataaaagattaaaaaatcaataaCTATTTAGTTATTTCACCATAAATATCTTATTAATATgccatttaatttttaataaaacttttcaatattattatttaaaatatttaaaaaaaatatatatatattaattaaaaaaacaggttatttgtttttttacatgaaaaaaaaaagataaatacaTTTACTTAGAATGTATAATACTCCAATATTCttccatttaaaataaacttaacATTATCCTTCTTCCtgattacattttttttttttctttcatctttatatataattttaacatttgtattttatggtttaattatttatttttaatagatgtaaaataaatgacatcttttaaaattcaagatgaatgaataatttaaatgttagaaatttaattaattattttatctcaatgaataaattatttacttctaaagaaaatattttgtcttgtttgaaatattaaaattgtgtataaatttttattatctttccttataattaaataaaaaaaatatatattatatttattgattaattatatagatattttaataaaatttaaagaatctatatattaaataaaaacttatactatactttatattattatttaataaattcaattatatatataatatatatatttaatatttttaaaattatatatatggaaagatttttaagaaaatttaatattaagattatcgatatttaaaaatttacacaAAATTTTGcgttattttaataatactacATTGTGATAAGCAAACAGACATTTCTCAAATGATAACAAACAAAATCAATTATATATCATGATTTTTACAAAGTATTAccctaaaaatataatactatataatggtgtaaaataataatatatataatacataCTAATAGAGATaacaacaataaaaaaaaaatagaaaattttactaagttaaagtaagaaaattattcattCTAATGttgaataattattatcttatcattaaatataattataaagatttatgattaaaaaattattattaatggtttatatatatatttattaataaaattttaatttcatttttaatattttataaaagtggTTTAtaccattattattattttaatttttattatattttattaatatagttaataaaataattaattatatatagcCTACTGCAATCATTAAGAATAATATTGGATCaccattaaaatattatacggAAAATAATCGTATAATAAATTCACCATCTACATCTTCATTATCAAGGAGGGCAGTAGATGATGAGAAGAAAATTcctttaattgaaaataaagagGAGGAAGATTTTGAAGAGTGTAGTTGTTTGGGTAAGAAAAAAGGacaaaaatttgatataatgGGAATGTTAATATATTGGAGAAATTTCACCATTATTGGTGTTtcaatatttcttatcataacattattaatgatatttgcagatgaaaataaaaaagcaatgataaaaagattacaaataattatattggCACAATTTGGAATGTTTATTGGTTCAACAATTACAATGAAAAGAATTATTCTTCTTGGAAAACATTCACCAATATGGTTTAAAATATCTACACGTATTATAGCATTTACAATATGTTTAATGACACATTTCTGTTggttaacattttatatcaaatctcctgaaaattcattttttataacattatgttttattgcattttctatatatttacattttaattttttaatgttattccTTTTAATTAGTGAATATATTGTATTATGtattatttcattaacaAGACAACGAGTtgttacaaaatttattccTGAATActatagaaatattataactatttttggaatctttttttctattattctTACAATACATGGATATACTGTAACTAATTCTgattatacattaaaaagaattgaTGTCAAAATACCTAATCTTCCTCCAGAATATGAACATTTTTCTATTGTCCTTCTTACAGATATTCATATTGGTCCAACTGTTTACAAAGATCgtgttaaaaaaatggttaatactgtaaataaattaaatccTCATATGATTGCAATATCCGGTGATTTAGTTGATGGGTATGTTGAATATTTAGGTGAAAgagttaaattaataaataatttaaaatcaaaatatggAACATTTTTTGTTACTGGAAATCATGAATATTATCAagataatattgataaatggatgaaattttttgataataatgtaaatatgACTATATTAAGAAATTCAAGACAAATTATAAGAagaaataattcaaaaaatgttatttgtGTAGCAGGAGTTGATGATATCTTTTcaacaaatataaaagttcCTGGTCATGGAACAGATGCTAAAAAAGCATTAGAGGGATGTCCTGATACTAAttcaacaaatattttactgGTACATCAACCAAATGCTGCAAATGCAATATTAAGGTCTTCATTAATACGTACAAAACCGGTTCATCTTACTCTTTCTGGTCATACTCATGCAGGACAATTTTATGTTGTATATCCAATAGCTTGGCTTTTAAATACCTATATTTCTGGTCTTCATACAGTAATAGGAAATTCACAAATATATGTTTCAGCAggtataatttttgttatttttgattaaaaaaataaaaataataaaatattttttttttttaggtacAAACTTTTGGGGACCACCAATTAAACGTTGGGATTCTTGTGAAATAACGTTGATATCATTAAGAAAagagtaatttttatttttttatactaattggtaaaaaaaaaaatttttatatatttatgaaagtttaaaatttaaaaaaattaatttttttttatatatgacAAATGAAG
This Strongyloides ratti genome assembly S_ratti_ED321, chromosome : 2 DNA region includes the following protein-coding sequences:
- a CDS encoding GPI ethanolamine phosphate transferase 1; this encodes MNLLLITLGVVIAHQILIFAPFTIFFTSPILNISRSHEISTQGLAKRLVIFSAGGIRENVFYQNLPNITFLNKLIVDGKALFGVGETHLFTHDTRGNYIVSTTGSYEDILGMILQTTPIKIDTIFDRSAKSYIFGSQSIVKLFDKNNEKIKTFPFIQKSKKYQNYEISSRWIFENVKQFYKNDSYKIHERHIFKSTSKEYLNMLIEIDKNISEIYKIIENIYPDRSTAYIFTSDHGISDLGKHGENSEYEKQIPFIAWGSGIQVYRRKQHIKQIDISSYLSSLIGIAIPKNNLGIVPQQYLKSSPTYKYQASCGNLKQMVEQYLIKREQIYNHTFFFKENTQFTKETLSTLTKEVTRLVENRRYDIAASMCLNMIPRVKKALYYYHNYDRNFLTYCLSITFILWVFIIHEIIGRYNYYNAIEYHDLIPKPLFQVYFFIAIIIDIYLGKSFSYSIHHLIPVYLLSLFNNIFSITSYIGFLFRIPLNIAKGYLIEIFINFITKIIPLALFLCSFYDRRFLSLILLALSLLPYLHHNKTYPYNIIWSIGCVFLSIFPFLPLPVSQEYSKIILFITFIIGTIIFIYHSCLFLSYSILTISYELLFLLVFIIILYSYVRLEHGIYFENEFLNIKLISIPSSSDDAIFGRFSNQEYQRAYIAMSLFLVAFFSIDNITSFKICNISIPSFFKIFPSTTLYCLLFLKKIIPIFIVTLAISSTLARRAGALYRFSILIMILSNIMAFFMFLNLKDEGTWIEIRVALSNYLISITLSLLVFILLNISNIFMLWDCPNIRIFFQLQDPLFENEKKNKESV
- a CDS encoding Actin-related protein 2/3 complex subunit 5, which produces MAKNTSNTSYRKLDVDAFDPEKYDENEEMFVENPSAIGPDEKLVQQLLNSGKNTEALKAALCNAPLNVKNDGILEKAVGTVIKTLTNHRNAEIGESIKELNDDEVDILMKYIYKGMEIMPDGSVCNSLLSWHSHAFERCGHGGIMRVFSDRTRL
- a CDS encoding Transmembrane protein with metallophosphoesterase domain, producing the protein MNNLNPTAIIKNNIGSPLKYYTENNRIINSPSTSSLSRRAVDDEKKIPLIENKEEEDFEECSCLDENKKAMIKRLQIIILAQFGMFIGSTITMKRIILLGKHSPIWFKISTRIIAFTICLMTHFCWLTFYIKSPENSFFITLCFIAFSIYLHFNFLMLFLLISEYIVLCIISLTRQRVVTKFIPEYYRNIITIFGIFFSIILTIHGYTVTNSDYTLKRIDVKIPNLPPEYEHFSIVLLTDIHIGPTVYKDRVKKMVNTVNKLNPHMIAISGDLVDGYVEYLGERVKLINNLKSKYGTFFVTGNHEYYQDNIDKWMKFFDNNVNMTILRNSRQIIRRNNSKNVICVAGVDDIFSTNIKVPGHGTDAKKALEGCPDTNSTNILLVHQPNAANAILRSSLIRTKPVHLTLSGHTHAGQFYVVYPIAWLLNTYISGLHTVIGNSQIYVSAGTNFWGPPIKRWDSCEITLISLRKE